A section of the Polynucleobacter sp. AP-Jannik-300A-C4 genome encodes:
- the moaC gene encoding cyclic pyranopterin monophosphate synthase MoaC → MNKLTHFDASGQAHMVNVGDKPNTHRIALAGGKISMLPSTFKMVEEGTHKKGDVLGIARIAGIQASKKTSDLIPLCHPLALTHVSLEFLLHPESSSISCQVRAETTGPTGVEMEALTAVQVTLLTIYDMCKAVDRGMVMGDVKLLEKSGGKSGEWKIAE, encoded by the coding sequence ATGAACAAACTAACTCATTTTGATGCCTCCGGCCAAGCCCATATGGTTAATGTGGGGGACAAACCCAATACCCACCGAATCGCCCTTGCTGGCGGCAAGATTTCGATGTTGCCGAGCACCTTCAAAATGGTAGAGGAAGGAACGCATAAAAAGGGTGACGTTCTCGGTATCGCCAGAATTGCAGGTATTCAGGCATCTAAAAAGACATCTGACCTGATCCCGCTTTGCCACCCCTTGGCCTTGACTCATGTAAGCCTAGAATTTCTCCTACACCCAGAATCCAGCAGTATTAGCTGCCAAGTGAGAGCTGAAACCACCGGACCTACAGGCGTAGAAATGGAAGCCCTCACTGCAGTCCAAGTTACCCTCCTCACTATTTATGACATGTGCAAAGCAGTAGACCGAGGCATGGTCATGGGTGATGTCAAGCTCTTGGAGAAGAGTGGTGGCAAGTCTGGCGAATGGAAAATTGCCGAATAA
- a CDS encoding M48 family metalloprotease, which yields MEVIKTSQKSSLFKRILAAQLILSLAWPSAGFVYAAGPATSSITGDVSVQGESAALQNLGRAVQSPDARSSNLPSRNTPLTQPSFVLPDMGDPGGDSLSRMDEKKYGEMIMRQIRPDPDYSNDLPIYDYLNQMERRLLQAAKRLQLGGANEQGSGAYNFEVFAVKDSSINAFALPGGFIGFHTGLLVSAETDSEVASVMGHETGHVLQRHLARQMDKQTTNTMIALAGILLGALAASRNPGAASGLMQGGQAVAVNNQLSYSRDAEREADRIGFQILAASGYDVNGAPGFFQRLQKATGIMDSGVPSYVRTHPLTTDRIADMQDRARNITSRNVPTAVEFYFIKARARIEQSGSSSQMYDLRNTFDSLSKQSSPGKQMEGFYGLALVAQKQGKFDQAAGYLQQARNLANSASAPGSPILRQSLSLDITTSELALARGKSDEALQIAQATLKAFPQSYAAGAAMMNAYLKLGRTNDAITWLKARTRLQPSEVVWWTMLSNAYDQAKNVPMRHYALGEKYALEGAWPSAIEQLKIARSSGGADFYQASSIDARLREMQKEYQEELKEQGKNMPS from the coding sequence ATGGAAGTCATAAAGACATCGCAAAAATCATCGCTATTTAAGCGAATTTTGGCTGCTCAGCTCATTCTGAGCTTAGCTTGGCCAAGCGCTGGCTTTGTTTATGCCGCTGGTCCTGCCACTTCCTCAATCACAGGGGATGTCTCGGTTCAAGGTGAGTCTGCAGCATTGCAGAACCTGGGTAGAGCAGTTCAGTCGCCCGACGCCCGCTCTTCAAATCTGCCCTCACGCAACACACCCCTAACTCAGCCAAGCTTTGTGCTCCCAGATATGGGTGATCCAGGTGGCGATAGCTTAAGTCGTATGGACGAGAAAAAGTATGGTGAGATGATCATGCGCCAGATTCGTCCGGATCCAGATTATTCCAATGACTTGCCTATCTATGATTATTTAAATCAAATGGAGCGACGCTTATTGCAAGCTGCAAAACGTTTGCAATTGGGTGGGGCTAATGAGCAGGGCAGTGGCGCCTATAACTTTGAGGTATTCGCTGTTAAAGATAGCAGTATTAATGCGTTTGCATTGCCTGGTGGATTTATTGGTTTTCATACAGGCTTGTTGGTGAGTGCTGAAACAGATTCAGAGGTAGCCTCAGTGATGGGGCACGAGACCGGCCACGTTTTACAGCGTCATCTAGCGCGTCAAATGGATAAGCAAACCACCAACACGATGATTGCTCTTGCAGGTATCTTGTTGGGCGCCTTAGCCGCCTCACGTAATCCAGGCGCTGCTTCTGGATTGATGCAGGGTGGCCAGGCGGTGGCAGTGAATAATCAACTCTCCTACTCTAGAGATGCTGAGCGCGAGGCTGATCGCATTGGATTTCAGATTCTGGCGGCAAGCGGTTACGACGTGAATGGTGCTCCGGGATTCTTCCAGCGATTACAAAAAGCTACTGGCATTATGGATAGCGGCGTTCCATCCTATGTACGCACTCACCCATTAACTACCGATCGTATTGCGGATATGCAAGATCGGGCTCGCAATATCACCAGCCGAAATGTGCCCACTGCGGTCGAGTTTTATTTCATCAAAGCGCGTGCTCGTATCGAGCAGTCTGGAAGCTCTAGTCAAATGTATGACTTAAGAAACACCTTTGATAGTTTGAGTAAGCAGTCTTCTCCAGGCAAACAGATGGAAGGTTTTTATGGGCTAGCGCTCGTTGCTCAAAAGCAAGGTAAGTTTGATCAGGCTGCAGGCTATTTGCAGCAAGCACGCAATCTAGCTAATAGCGCAAGTGCACCGGGGTCTCCCATACTGAGGCAGAGCCTCTCCCTAGACATTACTACCTCTGAATTAGCATTAGCTAGAGGCAAAAGCGATGAGGCATTGCAAATTGCTCAAGCAACTTTAAAGGCTTTTCCACAATCTTATGCTGCTGGCGCAGCGATGATGAATGCTTACCTGAAACTAGGCCGTACTAACGACGCTATTACCTGGTTAAAGGCGCGCACTAGGTTGCAACCTAGTGAGGTAGTTTGGTGGACCATGCTATCGAATGCCTATGATCAGGCAAAGAATGTGCCAATGCGCCATTACGCTCTTGGAGAAAAGTATGCGTTAGAGGGTGCTTGGCCATCCGCCATTGAGCAACTCAAGATCGCTAGATCTTCTGGTGGCGCTGACTTTTATCAGGCTTCTAGTATTGATGCACGTCTGCGCGAAATGCAAAAGGAATATCAAGAAGAGCTGAAGGAGCAGGGCAAAAATATGCCCAGCTAA
- the waaF gene encoding lipopolysaccharide heptosyltransferase II: protein MNRILIIAPNWIGDAVMSQPLLANLKASYPQSQIDVLASPWVAPIYRACAEVHQVIEARLEHKQLQWGLRKQLARQLELNQYDACFVLPNSLKSALIPWLANIPLRIGYRGEMRFGLINFALDNPSKTNRPPMANHYLALGNVIRPSQEIDINQSADPKLNISPVAKQSVSTKLQTAGINEKSIYVFCPGAEFGATKRWPTNHFATLAQQLITHESDAHVILLGSKSDHEFGKEIISQVTNTSQIQNWCGETSLDEAIALIGMSKALVSNDSGLMHIGAALKVPQVAIFGSSDPRHTPPLSDKAKVIWLNLPCSPCHKRECPLGHLKCLKDILPTTVLSAVQSLH from the coding sequence ATGAATCGTATTCTGATCATCGCTCCCAATTGGATTGGTGATGCCGTAATGTCCCAGCCTCTGCTGGCGAATCTCAAAGCAAGTTACCCGCAGTCACAGATTGATGTTTTAGCAAGCCCCTGGGTTGCGCCCATCTATCGCGCCTGCGCTGAAGTGCATCAAGTCATAGAGGCGCGCCTAGAGCATAAGCAATTGCAGTGGGGTCTACGCAAGCAGCTAGCAAGGCAACTGGAATTAAATCAATACGATGCCTGCTTTGTTCTTCCCAACAGTCTCAAGTCCGCCTTAATTCCTTGGCTAGCTAATATTCCGCTACGGATTGGCTATCGTGGAGAGATGCGTTTTGGACTCATCAATTTTGCTTTAGATAATCCCAGTAAGACCAATCGCCCCCCGATGGCGAATCATTACCTTGCACTTGGCAATGTAATACGGCCATCACAAGAGATTGATATCAATCAATCAGCGGATCCTAAACTCAACATCTCACCCGTAGCCAAACAATCTGTCAGCACTAAGTTGCAAACAGCGGGAATAAATGAAAAATCTATCTATGTGTTTTGTCCAGGCGCAGAGTTTGGAGCAACAAAACGCTGGCCCACCAATCACTTCGCAACCCTTGCGCAGCAATTAATCACGCATGAATCTGATGCGCATGTCATTCTCTTGGGCAGCAAGAGTGATCACGAATTCGGTAAGGAAATTATTTCTCAAGTAACAAATACCTCTCAAATTCAGAACTGGTGTGGCGAGACTTCACTTGATGAAGCAATTGCACTCATTGGTATGAGTAAAGCACTGGTCAGCAACGACTCTGGCTTAATGCATATCGGCGCAGCATTAAAAGTTCCGCAAGTAGCGATCTTTGGATCAAGCGATCCTCGCCATACGCCACCACTATCTGATAAGGCAAAAGTCATCTGGCTTAACTTGCCATGTAGCCCCTGCCACAAAAGAGAGTGCCCACTTGGGCATCTCAAATGCTTAAAAGATATTTTGCCCACGACTGTATTGAGCGCCGTTCAATCACTCCACTAA
- a CDS encoding nuclear transport factor 2 family protein yields the protein MTKLARLFHNADEVVDAWRDALKHRDVKGALAIWLDDDSITCVLPEGQRLSGHAEIREGLERLLAKQALFLEPIACINHSVLGAAVYDTTEAVHLRADQIEAEFFLNITLVLLQDSQGWRIAHLHASHSTEDTFDAPSTPHGLH from the coding sequence ATGACCAAACTTGCCAGACTTTTTCATAATGCCGATGAAGTGGTGGATGCCTGGCGTGATGCCTTGAAGCATCGTGACGTCAAAGGCGCCTTGGCAATCTGGCTAGATGATGACTCAATTACTTGCGTACTCCCCGAGGGGCAACGCTTAAGTGGACATGCAGAAATTCGGGAGGGTTTAGAGCGCCTGCTGGCAAAGCAAGCTCTCTTTTTAGAGCCAATTGCCTGTATTAACCATTCTGTTTTAGGTGCTGCGGTCTACGACACTACTGAAGCCGTGCATCTGCGTGCCGATCAAATTGAAGCGGAGTTCTTCCTCAACATCACTTTGGTCTTACTGCAGGATAGTCAGGGCTGGCGCATTGCCCACCTGCATGCAAGCCATTCAACTGAAGATACTTTTGATGCCCCATCTACTCCGCACGGACTTCACTAA
- a CDS encoding DUF2946 family protein — protein sequence MDEQVLRSLIKWPNVPHCFGWLALDRRGQWRMRDEFAQANQLAGSVIQHLALNEFISRNYACDSLGRYFFQNGPQRVFITLDATPWIARIIPTESGPQLLTQCATEIKPHGALSDEKGNIYITGLIPQSSSDQINVTAFTKTEFLSVALLHDHDLDFFSEQSQVQEDACSYRGSWQWNGRSLPIEPIHSKELGERFHFIKAPSN from the coding sequence ATGGATGAGCAAGTACTTCGATCTCTCATTAAGTGGCCTAATGTTCCACACTGCTTTGGATGGTTAGCTCTGGATCGTCGAGGTCAATGGCGCATGCGTGATGAATTTGCACAAGCCAATCAATTGGCTGGAAGTGTCATTCAGCACCTAGCCCTCAATGAATTTATCTCCAGAAATTACGCATGCGATTCCTTGGGTAGATATTTTTTCCAAAATGGGCCGCAACGGGTTTTCATCACGCTAGATGCCACGCCATGGATTGCCAGAATTATTCCCACTGAAAGTGGTCCTCAGTTATTAACCCAGTGCGCTACAGAAATAAAACCGCATGGCGCTCTGAGTGATGAAAAAGGCAATATCTACATCACTGGCCTGATCCCACAATCAAGCTCCGATCAAATCAATGTCACTGCGTTCACCAAAACAGAATTTTTATCAGTTGCGTTATTACATGATCATGATTTAGATTTCTTCTCAGAGCAATCTCAAGTTCAGGAAGATGCCTGTAGCTACAGAGGCTCTTGGCAGTGGAATGGCAGAAGTTTACCGATCGAACCCATTCATTCAAAGGAACTGGGTGAGCGCTTTCACTTCATCAAAGCACCTAGCAATTAA